The segment ATTTATTTGCTGTGATTGGCGCTGGAATTGCATCGGAAATGAAAAACGTATCGGGCCTTCCGGTGATCTCAGGAGACAAGATACGTGTCGGTTCCCAAGTTCTGACAATTATCGGTTTTCTGAACGAGGCGGTGACCAGTCCGATACTCGGTGTCGACTTCAATAGGTCCATCATTGTCCCGTTTGCGGCTGCACGCAGGTTGTTGCCCTCAGCCAGTATTAGCGGCGTGGCGGCACTTCTTGCACCCGGATCGGATGATACTCAAACGGCTAAGGCCGTTGCGGAATATTTTGATAGACGCATGCCTGACGGGACGATGCAGGTGAGAACCGCGCATCAACTGATTGACAATATTGACAGGCAAATGGGCATTTATGCGGCACTGATCCTAGGCATTGGTGCGGTCTCCTTGGTGGTAGGGGGCGTGGGGATCATGAACGTTATGCTTATGAGTGTCCTGGAGCGCCGTCAGGAAATCGGGTTGCGGATTGCTCTTGGTGCGCGGCGTGGACATATCCGTTTGATGTTTTTGTGCGAGGCACTGATTCTGTCGTTCGTTGGAAGTGCCATGGGTACTCTTGTGGGCTATTTGACCGGATGGATATTTGCCACCGGTTCGGGATGGCGGTTCGAACCTGCACCTATGACATTACCTGTAGGCGTTGGGATGGCTATTGTGGTTGGGCTTTTCTTTGGCATTTACCCCGCTATGCGTGCAGCTCGTCTTGATCCAGCAGTTGCTCTTAGGGGCGAATGATGCAGTGGGTTTTGATTTTTTTGACGATACTGCTGTTTTTGCCCGAAACGGTAATGAGTGAAACGCAGGGAAGCGTTTTCAATGAGCCTCAGTCTGAGGAAACATCGCTTACGTTGGCAGATGCTGTCTTTCTGGGGGTGCGGGACAATAGAACTATAAAAAGTGCCTATATTGATCGTGTCATTCAGAAATTCGATCTCCGTGTAGCAGAAGACCAGTTTACGCCGCAAATGAACGTATCGGGCGAGGTTGCCAGAAGTCGTATCGGAAACGCGGAGAATACAGCGTTCGATGTTTCGCCCGGTGTTACGCTCGAAACCAGAACAGGAGCTGTTTTTAATTTTATCTGGAACAATCAAGCGGAGCTTGATGAAGGAAGTCGAACACTTACCTCGGCACTTGAGGTCGGCGCAGAGCAACCGCTTTTGCGAGGGGCGGGTTCCGATGTTGTGACAGCACCGCTGCGTCAGGCCCGTTTGGGGGAGAAGGTCAATCAGTTACGACTGAAGGCGACCATAGCCGAAACAGTTGGAAATATTATCTTTGCCCATCGGGATTTGCTGCTTGCGCAGGAAGAATTGGCACTTGTGCAAAATGCAGTTTCACGTGCTGAAGACTTATTGAATATCAACCGCACTCTTATCGCATCCGGGCGGATGGCGGCAATGGATGCCGTCCAGACCGAGGCCGATCTGGAGGCGCAAAAGCTCAGACTCCTACAAGTTCGTCAGAGACGCGAAATGGCCCGTATTGCCTTGCTTGATCTTCTTAATCTTGAATTAGGCAGCAATATCGCCGCTATTGAAGCGCCCACACCTCAAAAGGTCGATAGCAGCGATATAGACAATCTGCTTCGTATTGCTCTTGATAAAAGGCAGGATTATCTGGGCCAGCTTCTTGTTGTTCAGCAGAGCCGCCTTGGCGTGGTTATTGCCGAGAATGAGCAGCTTTGGGATATCTCGTTATTCGGGCGGGGGCGATTGGGACGAGAGTGGGTGGATGATCGTTCAAATGATAATATTTCTGATGTGACGGCTGGATTAAGGTTTTCCATTCCGGTTAACGATCTTTCCAGGCGCCAGAGGCTGGTGCAGGCGGACACCAGTCAAAAAAGCGCGGAACTGCAATTGATGAATATTCGTGCTGGTATTGAAGCCCAAGTTCGGACGAGTTCTTCCGAAGTTGATCTTTTGTGGCGACAGCTTACGGTTGCCAAGCGTTCACATGAGCTAGCCTCGCAGGCCATCGAAATTGAAAAAATGAAATTGAATGCCGGGCGGTCGACAACCTTTCAGGTTCGCTTGCTGGAAGACAGTTTGCGCCAGAGTGAGAACCAGTTGCTTGCAGCGCGAATTGGATATTTGAACGCCTTGACCAGACTTGATCTGCAGTTGGGAACAACACTTGATACCTGGCAAATTGTACTAAGTGATTGAGTTGGTGGCAATGCATCCTGCGGATCCAAAGAACGTCAAGAATAAACGGAAAAAGAACAACCTTATGCAGTCTTTGCGTGGTGGGAAGATATGGCTTGTGATGATTTTCGGCGTTTTGGCGCTTTGTCTCGCCGGAATTATCCGGTTTTTCCCATCTTCCGAAACGATCCAATCCGAGCCTGCAGAACCGGTAACGGGGGAAGAATGGATTACAGTCAGCGCCCAAGAAAAAACTTTGCAATTGGATATAAACGGCACGATTGCCGCCGGAAAGTCTTCTGTCATTACAGCACCGTTTGACGGCGTGATACGTCAAAGTTCGGTGAAGATGGGGGATCATGTCGAAGTTGGCGACATCCTTTTGGTCATGGATACGACCGAAATCATGCGTCATTATAGAGATGCGCAAGCGGCTTTTTTAAAGGCATCTATGGCCGTTGACGTTTTGGAAAATTGGGATGAGAGTTCCGATGTTCTGCGAGCCAAACGGAGGGCTGAAACGGCAGAGGCATCACTTGCTTCTTTGGAACAGCAGGTTGTGGAGCTTAAAAGACTTCTTGATTTGGGAATTATTCCCCGCAATGAGTATGAGGGAATCGTCC is part of the Thalassospira lucentensis genome and harbors:
- a CDS encoding TolC family protein, encoding MMQWVLIFLTILLFLPETVMSETQGSVFNEPQSEETSLTLADAVFLGVRDNRTIKSAYIDRVIQKFDLRVAEDQFTPQMNVSGEVARSRIGNAENTAFDVSPGVTLETRTGAVFNFIWNNQAELDEGSRTLTSALEVGAEQPLLRGAGSDVVTAPLRQARLGEKVNQLRLKATIAETVGNIIFAHRDLLLAQEELALVQNAVSRAEDLLNINRTLIASGRMAAMDAVQTEADLEAQKLRLLQVRQRREMARIALLDLLNLELGSNIAAIEAPTPQKVDSSDIDNLLRIALDKRQDYLGQLLVVQQSRLGVVIAENEQLWDISLFGRGRLGREWVDDRSNDNISDVTAGLRFSIPVNDLSRRQRLVQADTSQKSAELQLMNIRAGIEAQVRTSSSEVDLLWRQLTVAKRSHELASQAIEIEKMKLNAGRSTTFQVRLLEDSLRQSENQLLAARIGYLNALTRLDLQLGTTLDTWQIVLSD
- a CDS encoding ABC transporter permease, producing MAANELTVFREVILEVAGNLTLLKGRTFLALLGIVIGTAAVITMLHLGHNAREAALRQFETLGMDQVMMQPISEGSTVPDISLAVVTGLPNQKIGISKVAAMVQSGTSIRFGGVQIQAMVLAATEEVYSIGKIDLLQGRRTSDLDGANLFAVIGAGIASEMKNVSGLPVISGDKIRVGSQVLTIIGFLNEAVTSPILGVDFNRSIIVPFAAARRLLPSASISGVAALLAPGSDDTQTAKAVAEYFDRRMPDGTMQVRTAHQLIDNIDRQMGIYAALILGIGAVSLVVGGVGIMNVMLMSVLERRQEIGLRIALGARRGHIRLMFLCEALILSFVGSAMGTLVGYLTGWIFATGSGWRFEPAPMTLPVGVGMAIVVGLFFGIYPAMRAARLDPAVALRGE